One stretch of Janibacter limosus DNA includes these proteins:
- a CDS encoding tyrosine-type recombinase/integrase, which yields MSIQKTPNGRFRAKLKSGRVNVASRVFDTQREAKAWLARERAALSGGVDPRAGRQRVRVLVVQWLEVRRTTVAAKTYRADQDLLRLMPTSMLALHVSAVSGREVARSFESLLSDGLAESSVRRFRASLSSFFAWCVREKIVLANPVIGMTVPKQSGEVEEMDPFTEEVLEEVHAAWATASPHLADLLLVLAWTGLRWAEARAMRVEDVMQVPTPGLLVRRSQPEGQAVKATKGRRSRRVPLANRVLPIVLRLSEGKAQGDLLFTTERGAQLHRSAVLRSVRWPTTGRGRRIHDLRHTAACLWLSRGVDPGTVQAWMGHESIATTNRYLHFLGTGADRAGLDRLNAAPGGTGGTHREAGSE from the coding sequence GTGAGCATCCAGAAGACCCCGAACGGGCGCTTCCGGGCGAAGTTGAAGAGCGGACGGGTCAACGTCGCCAGCCGTGTCTTCGACACCCAGCGGGAGGCCAAGGCGTGGCTGGCGCGCGAACGTGCGGCGCTGTCCGGCGGGGTCGACCCACGGGCGGGGCGGCAGCGGGTCCGGGTCCTCGTGGTGCAGTGGCTCGAGGTCCGGCGCACGACGGTGGCCGCGAAGACCTACAGGGCAGACCAGGACCTGCTGCGGCTGATGCCGACCAGCATGCTGGCGCTGCACGTGTCAGCGGTCTCGGGTCGGGAGGTCGCCCGCTCCTTCGAGAGCCTCCTCTCTGACGGTCTCGCCGAGAGCTCGGTCCGACGCTTCCGAGCCAGCCTCTCCTCCTTCTTCGCATGGTGCGTGCGCGAGAAGATCGTCCTGGCCAACCCGGTCATCGGCATGACCGTGCCCAAGCAGTCCGGCGAGGTCGAGGAGATGGATCCCTTCACGGAGGAGGTCCTCGAGGAGGTCCACGCCGCATGGGCCACGGCATCGCCGCACCTCGCGGACCTGCTGCTGGTTCTGGCGTGGACGGGCTTGCGCTGGGCGGAAGCACGGGCGATGCGGGTCGAGGACGTCATGCAGGTCCCGACTCCCGGTCTGCTCGTCCGACGCTCGCAGCCTGAGGGTCAGGCGGTGAAGGCCACCAAGGGGCGGCGGTCACGTCGAGTGCCCTTGGCCAACCGGGTGCTGCCGATCGTGCTGCGGCTGTCGGAGGGCAAGGCCCAAGGGGATCTGCTCTTCACGACCGAGCGAGGGGCGCAGCTGCACCGCTCTGCCGTGCTCCGCTCGGTCCGCTGGCCGACGACAGGTCGCGGCCGCCGGATCCACGACCTGCGGCACACCGCGGCGTGCCTCTGGCTGAGTCGTGGGGTCGATCCCGGGACGGTGCAGGCGTGGATGGGTCACGAGTCCATCGCGACGACGAACAGGTACCTGCACTTCCTCGGCACGGGCGCTGACCGGGCGGGTCTGGACCGGCTCAATGCCGCGCCGGGGGGCACCGGGGGGACACATCGCGAGGCGGGGTCGGAATGA
- a CDS encoding AI-2E family transporter: protein MVARVNNPQDWSRAHDGPGIRAWMVRLFPRSARAKVLSSGAIAWNQLKAFTRATILVAGTDALGIGLGALVLGVPFASGIALLVFIGSFIPVVGALLSGFVAVALAFVAKGPLLLGRAVRVHPLAVILGIATGIFVGGIIGALTAVPLVAVLDAVGHNLLEPTPEDVLDSADLVTDVEHAEITEDITAADELARPDRESPPHDA, encoded by the coding sequence GTGGTGGCGCGGGTCAACAATCCGCAGGACTGGAGTCGAGCGCACGACGGTCCCGGCATCCGGGCGTGGATGGTGCGGCTCTTCCCCCGCAGCGCCCGGGCCAAGGTCCTCTCCTCCGGCGCGATCGCCTGGAACCAGCTCAAGGCCTTCACCCGCGCGACGATCCTCGTGGCCGGCACCGACGCCCTCGGCATCGGTCTGGGGGCTCTCGTCCTGGGCGTCCCCTTCGCCTCCGGCATCGCCCTGCTCGTCTTCATCGGGTCCTTCATCCCGGTCGTCGGCGCCCTGCTGTCGGGCTTCGTCGCCGTCGCGCTGGCCTTCGTCGCCAAGGGTCCCCTCCTCCTGGGGCGGGCCGTCCGCGTCCACCCGCTCGCGGTCATCCTGGGCATCGCGACCGGCATCTTCGTCGGCGGCATCATCGGGGCGCTGACCGCCGTCCCGCTCGTGGCCGTGCTCGACGCGGTGGGCCACAACCTGCTCGAACCGACGCCCGAGGACGTGCTGGACTCGGCCGATCTCGTGACGGACGTCGAGCACGCCGAGATCACGGAAGACATCACGGCGGCCGACGAGCTGGCGCGGCCCGACCGCGAGTCACCGCCGCACGACGCCTGA
- a CDS encoding GNAT family N-acetyltransferase, translated as MRRSRGPVLSGSTPAGELVSLRPLRVRDRAELVRLRTRSADWLRPWDPTVPPGGAPRRDIAADFRGYVRALDAERRSGSGLSLAIVVDDAIVGMVAASSIVEGALRSGSIGYWVGHEVAGRGIAPTAVALLGDHLMDPSGRALHRIQLEIRLDNAPSLAVAAKLGLRDEGIRRAYLHIDGAWRDHRSFAVVTEEIGPGGLLARLSHQQHQPRPRHTDQPAPP; from the coding sequence GTGAGGCGCTCGCGAGGACCCGTCCTGTCCGGCTCGACCCCGGCAGGTGAGCTGGTCTCCCTTCGTCCACTGCGGGTGCGGGACCGGGCCGAGCTCGTCCGGCTGCGCACCCGCAGCGCTGACTGGCTGCGTCCCTGGGACCCGACGGTCCCGCCGGGCGGCGCGCCTCGGCGGGACATCGCCGCCGACTTCCGGGGGTACGTGCGGGCGCTCGACGCGGAGAGGCGGTCGGGGAGCGGGCTGAGCCTGGCCATCGTCGTCGACGACGCGATCGTCGGGATGGTCGCCGCGAGCAGCATCGTCGAGGGCGCGCTGCGCTCGGGGAGCATCGGCTACTGGGTCGGCCACGAGGTCGCCGGTCGAGGCATCGCGCCCACCGCCGTCGCTCTGCTCGGTGACCACCTCATGGACCCGAGCGGCCGTGCGCTGCACCGGATCCAGCTCGAGATCCGCCTCGACAACGCGCCCAGCCTCGCGGTCGCGGCCAAGCTCGGGCTGCGCGACGAGGGCATCCGTCGGGCCTACCTGCACATCGACGGGGCCTGGCGCGACCACCGGTCCTTCGCCGTCGTGACCGAGGAGATCGGTCCCGGAGGGCTGCTGGCACGACTTTCACACCAACAACATCAGCCACGCCCGCGACACACCGACCAGCCTGCGCCACCCTGA